In Struthio camelus isolate bStrCam1 chromosome 3, bStrCam1.hap1, whole genome shotgun sequence, the DNA window TCAGTGGCTGTCAAGGCTTTACATTCTATGCAGCTGGTTCCCCTGTTTGTGTTCAGATACAGGCTCTTGGAGCTGAATAATCAGCTGGGTAGCCATTAGCCAGCAGGCTCgatgccccccccacccccgcccccccgaACAGCATCAGGCTGGAGGCCATGGAGGGTGCTGGAAATCCCGTTAGTTGTCAACTCGGAGTTTCATTTAGCTCCACTACACCGTCCTTTGAAGCCTACCTTTTGGCAGTCTCCTTTACCACCTGCCTTTGGTGAAAATGATCCCGCAGGGACTGCAGCGTTGCCGCAGGGAAACTCTCTGCATTACTCTCCATATAGTTGAGCACGTATTCATCAGCATCGGTGATAACAAACCTGTGGCCAAACACTGGGGAAAAGGCAACAAAGCAAGCAGTGTTACCTGGGTCTCTGCCCCAGTAAATCACTTCATCATCTAGGAGACAGAATGGTTTCTCCCTTGTGGCGGGATCAGGGCTGAGTAGATAGCTAGTATTTGTTTCAGTCTTTAAAGTAGAAAGGATATCACTGAATCAAAGGGAGTTTTGCTGCAAAAAGAGCAGCTGCTAAGAGGAAAGACCCCATGCTTGTGCCTACAGTGATTCCGCTATTAGCATGGGTGGGTTTATAACATTtcaatattacatttattttccttgaagGATAAATTCATGGTCTTTGCAACTAAAAGTCATCTGGCACAGCTTTAATCCAGTGACTCCTGGAAGGTCCCAGAAATGCGAGCTGAACACATACGATGGAGAACATTGCTCTTTTCCTGATTATGCCTAAGGTCCAAACACTGTCTGACACTAATGGCGTTATATCAATTTACACCAGCTGGTGATGTGGAAACTAAAATATGGTGAGGCCCAGAAGGAACAAATCTTTCAAGTGGAGGATGGTATATGCACTGTCTGCTGTGCAATAAATTACATAGCAGATCAGGCACTGAAAACAAATGCTCCGAGAGTATTATCAAATCAGATTGGATCTTACCTTCAATTGTGGAACCGATGGTGAGGTCAGAGGGCTCATAATACGTGGCATTCTCTGTAGTAGAGCCTGGTTTGGGGACTCTGGTCTTGCCTAAGTATTTGCCTCCAATGATACCAGAGTTACGGACTGGGGGTTCATAGATGCTGATCATGTCATTCGACAGGAAATAAGAGAGGATGAAACGCCGCTTTCTGTCCTCAGGGTTTGGTGATTCCTAAAGAAAAGGTAGTGGCTTTGGAAAGGAATATTTGAActaactttttctttcctggggtgCTTAGGAGTACCTTGTAACCCACTCATAAGCACCCAgagttgatgctttttttttttttttttaaataaccaacTAAAGAAAGTATTTGATGTAGGCAAGAGCAGCAGATATGTTAGCACAGAATAACAAAACCCTAGACAGCATTAAATATCTGGATTTCAAAGGTTATTTGTTCTAGTCAGGCTAACAGAAGCAGAATCTGGGCTGCAGTGACCCAGTGTATTCAGTGTTTCCACAAACTGAGTAATCCAAGAGAAAGGAATATCCTTTATGTCATGATTCATCACACAGAGGAAGACTGGCTGTAAAATTTAGTACTGGAgttatatttttccttataatGGGTCCCTGAGAGAGGctggtgcagcttccagctcttaGTCACAGGAAGACACTCCCCCGACACAGCAATGGGTTTACTTGCTTAGATTAAAATTCAGTTGATCTGAACTTGTCAGCTGTGACCTTCAGGAACTCCTGCACAATAGGGAAAATAAATCAGTCCTTATTCACCCTGAGTATTTGGAGAGGGCAGGCCCCAGGCAGCACAGGAAATGCCATCGCTATGGCTGGACATGCCAGAGGTTTCTTGCATAAACTTACTGTAAAGCTGGCACAAAGACCAGGGCCTGAGGTGGAAAGCACCGTGGACTCCCCCTGTCAAACGGCTTCTGCTCTGGTTCTTGGCTGCTCTGCTTGAACAGCCCCTCGCTGGCTGCTGAGGCCAGGACTAGCCTGCAGGAGGACAGGTGCTGAGAGCCAGTAGTGGAGAGACAGCAAGTTCACACTTGTGGCAGCAGCTGAAGGCAGGCAGAGGCACCGTGCCCAGTTGCAATGCTGTTTCAATTAGGGCGGTCTGTCATGTGCTCatgtcagtgggagtttttcCATAAATGGCTGCGGTTTTGTAGCATGTCTATTTTGTACTTTCTGGCCCTGTTTTTTTCCCATCATTGCGTGCTAATAATTGTCACAGCGAGTACGCAATAACCTAAGGGCATCCTCCTAAAGGATACTAATGTTGGACTGGGGAACTCTCTTGCACCATTAGCACAGGGAATGAATCAGAGGAGAATTTCCTAACAGCCTTACATGAACAGCCTGTTCCTCACGTCCCTCTGCCTTTACAGCATAAGCTGGCACTGTACGTCAAGGAAAACACTTACCAGAACCACCTGGTATCTCAGGACCTTGTGGTCATTCTCTAGCATCTTAATAACATCTTTCCGGGGAGGCTTTGGAAGCAGAGAAAAGCAGTTCTGAAGGGAGTCTTCAAGGAAGCCAAAACCATTGTAGGGAGGAATTACCTGCATCCAAAGGAGATATCAAGCAGTAGTAGTTGAAACTAAGAAAAAGACAGTGTTTCCAAGACAGATTATTGGAAACCCTCCGTTTGGAAATAACTCTTCTGTCACCAGGTGGCAACAGCTGTGATGTCCTGCCCAGTAGAGACACTGCTAGCCTGGACATATGTCTGAACCCTTATTTATAGACATATTTAAGAGagtaaaaagaaatctgaaagtcaGAAAGCCAGGTAATTTCTGTGAACAAACTATGCTAATAAACTAACCGGTGCAAAGGCACAGTCCTGTGCACTGAAACTCAGTTATATATACGGTTACATTGCTAACCTAGTCTCCCTCATGTTTGTGATCTGGACCGACCTGCATTCTCCTAACCATACCTAGGTTCAGTTTGGGAGGTAATATGGGCTGGTGACCATTCCCAATAGGCACTTAACAACCCTGTTTGGGAGGATGAGAGAGAGTTTACTAATATAAGCGTGGCCAGGCTGTGCCAGTTGGCTTCCCAGCCAGAGAACAAAACCTGGCACTGTTTAATTCCCTTGTGTAGACATAACCAGAGTGTTTTATATCACTTAGCAAGTGCTTTGTCCTTTACGATGTTAGAAATAAGACTGTTCCAGAGGAACAGTTTCACTTTCATATAGATTATGACCATCCTTGCCTTGTCTTCAAGTTACTTGCCCTTTTTCTTATACTGAACCTCTTTACTATGCAAAAAAGTAACAAAGTAACACTATAGGAACTTACAGGGACTgctgcttcccctcccttcctctggGAAACTGCAGTACCTGTGGCACTTCCTCAAGTGGTTTCTCCCTTACGTCCACTGGCTGGAAGTCTGTGATGCCAAATTTGTCACGATAGAAGTTTCGAGTGAACTCATCACAGTCATAGATGAAGAAAGTGCGTCCAAGGAGGGTGGTAGACTTGCCAACAGCAAAATCCTTGGCTGTGTACCATTCTAGTACCTCCTGATCAGAGATCTCCAGCGCACAACTTGGGAAGGTCTCTAAGGAGAAGGGAGCAAAAGGAGAAGTAAATAAATCAGGTAGCAGTTAATGGTTCTTCATGAAAAGGGATACAGATGCAGGCTGTATAAACAACAGTTGGTACTGCGCTCCTGACACTGTTTCCCAAAAGGTAAAGGCTTTTGCCATAATGTAAAGAATTTTTCTTCAGCCAAAATCTGCTGACACGTGGAGCGTTCTCAGCATAAACTCTCTAGAGTTAGTATACCTCTTATCACCTTCTGACCCACCATCCATACCCATGTCCACTCACCAAGGCACTCCAGCCTAGACAGACATGCCGGCCAGCCTAAACTTACTTTTCTTGTCCACAAAAGTTTTGGGCAACCGCTGACGTTTTATGAGCACTGGGAACGGGTCTCTGCCATCATTGTGCTTGTGGATTTCGCGAACCTCCACTGTGTCGTCTGCCAAGTAGTAATGGATGATGTAAGGCCGATTCTCACCAAACATGCTGTTAGTGTCATCCCACATGGCATAGAAACGCAGGACCTGAGGTGAGGAAAATCCAGGCAGAGAAAACAAATACGAATTAATACCACTAACGCTCTGTCCAAATAAAGTTGGTTGAATTGGGCTGGGTAATTGGAGGCATGCATCTCACAGCAGTCCTCACTGTCAGCTACAGGAGAACCAAGCCCTTGctctggggacactgggaccaGTGGACTACTGAGGCAGCCctaggaagagcagcaggggccTGGAGGGCTGGAGCGGCCTGGCTTACCTTGAGAGAGGAAAGTCAGAGAGAATAATGTCtgcaaaaatacaagaaatttaGGGGAGTttggggaagtgtgaggaaaaatgggaaaaaaagaaagtgattaaaAGCATAGCAGAAAATAATTGCCCAAGAGCGAGTAGAGAAGTAGCCCTGAGGGGggtgacttttaaaatgaaacagaacaaagcaaGAGAGAATCTAGCTTTGGTTCGTAGGCAAGTGAAATCTAAAGGTCTCCAATCTGAACATTTGTGGTCATTTAATGGACAATTTTTCAACATTGTCGCGCTGAGGACGGCAGAGAGGAATGCACTTGGCTGCCCTGAGGAGACTGTATTCATTGCAGACTTCATCTAATTGCTGCCTAGTGGAAATCTCACGTTTCAGTGCCACACAGATCAAACTTCTCACACTGCAATGCTTCCAAGACAAGTCCATCACCTCCTGGTGCACTGTCTAGCTAGCCTTGCAGGAATGTGTTGACCTAATGTTAATCTAATAGAACCACAAGACTGCCTAGGTGGCAAGGATTGCTTTGGAAGTGCTGCACTCAGTGGGACAGCTCCCCAGTCCCCCGAGGTACAGCTCCTAAACAGGCAGCACA includes these proteins:
- the EFHC1 gene encoding EF-hand domain-containing protein 1 isoform X2; amino-acid sequence: MRPTLTYGQAKRAPPSDFIPAHVAFDKKILKFDAYFQEDVPLSAEEHYRIRQVGIYYYLEDDSMSVMEPVVQNSGLPQGKLIRRQRVPKNDRGDHYHWKDLNRGMNITMYGRTYRIVNCDPFTQVFLESQGIELNPPEKMIFDPYTELRQMPMRKYITPSDFDQLKQFLTYDKKVLRFYAMWDDTNSMFGENRPYIIHYYLADDTVEVREIHKHNDGRDPFPVLIKRQRLPKTFVDKKKTFPSCALEISDQEVLEWYTAKDFAVGKSTTLLGRTFFIYDCDEFTRNFYRDKFGITDFQPVDVREKPLEEVPQVIPPYNGFGFLEDSLQNCFSLLPKPPRKDVIKMLENDHKVLRYQVVLESPNPEDRKRRFILSYFLSNDMISIYEPPVRNSGIIGGKYLGKTRVPKPGSTTENATYYEPSDLTIGSTIEVFGHRFVITDADEYVLNYMESNAESFPAATLQSLRDHFHQRQVVKETAKSDSPILGTSKQELDELIAQVQEKLTLHNYLNNRKIREEFLQRDKDGSGILDKGEFLALCDSLSVPTSDILVNKLIGLCSCGENKISYRDFLRGFPS